One window of the candidate division WOR-3 bacterium genome contains the following:
- a CDS encoding CPBP family intramembrane metalloprotease, with translation MRVIMIPRWGGLCGWIPGHNSLMMKDYSAMKSIPLMQANKKESVQKNKYFPGFIQAVGLIILVYLLPSILLVTTKYLVNISLYNNFIFRTIVTIVSFSVVLFFFRRHIGMQINWSIIFRHIKTSSFILIVTSIIGIIILSAGINYIIQYLFNKLGYIHNPYDYLMSKSFIFFYITIVIIFPVLEELFFSGLILPGFIRRYSTSKALILISILFCFSHKNLYQLPGAFLLRLFISWLFIKSNSLVPCISAHVLSNLLTVIALRFVFVFPDYLLLPDYVSGWMIVGVGCGCVAIGTWFLSHKKIIMREYPMDGSAKVNIMKL, from the coding sequence GTGCGGGTTATTATGATCCCGAGGTGGGGAGGTTTATGCGGCTGGATACCTGGACACAACTCCCTGATGATGAAAGATTATTCAGCTATGAAAAGTATTCCTTTAATGCAGGCAAATAAAAAGGAGTCGGTTCAAAAAAACAAGTATTTTCCAGGTTTTATACAAGCTGTAGGATTAATTATTTTAGTTTATTTATTACCGAGTATTTTATTGGTTACTACGAAATATTTAGTTAATATTTCCCTTTATAACAACTTTATCTTTCGGACGATTGTAACTATAGTTTCATTTTCGGTTGTCCTTTTTTTCTTTCGGCGGCATATTGGTATGCAAATCAATTGGTCAATCATCTTCAGACATATAAAAACATCAAGTTTCATTTTGATAGTAACTTCAATTATAGGAATAATAATACTTTCCGCAGGAATAAATTATATTATTCAATATTTGTTTAACAAATTAGGTTATATCCATAACCCCTATGATTACTTAATGTCTAAATCATTTATTTTTTTCTATATCACAATTGTAATAATCTTTCCTGTTTTAGAAGAATTATTTTTTAGCGGTTTAATTTTACCTGGCTTTATTCGTCGGTATTCAACAAGCAAAGCATTAATATTGATATCTATACTTTTTTGTTTTAGCCACAAAAATCTCTACCAGTTGCCCGGAGCGTTCCTTTTAAGGTTATTTATTTCCTGGCTGTTTATTAAAAGTAACTCATTGGTACCGTGCATTTCGGCCCATGTGTTAAGTAATTTGTTGACCGTAATTGCTCTTCGCTTCGTTTTCGTTTTTCCTGATTACTTATTACTACCAGATTATGTTTCTGGCTGGATGATAGTAGGTGTTGGTTGCGGATGTGTCGCTATTGGTACCTGGTTTTTGAGTCATAAAAAGATAATAATGAGAGAATACCCTATGGACGGATCTGCAAAAGTTAATATAATGAAATTATGA